The segment AGCATTCATTTCATTCGTCATTTATATTTGCttttggataaaatatttctcgtatAACTTTAATTATCATAGCGGACATCATATCTTCACAAATCATTAgacataaattatgaaaatataacaaacctttcttttcttcgagatAGAACGGCTGTCCATGTTTGACGCTGACGACACGAAAGGAGTCAAAAACGGAAAAGGCACAACTGAAAGCGGAAATGATACGCTTGTACGTATGATATCATGAGAGCGTTAAATTAATGTTCCTCGTAAAAAGATATTGgttataaatattgacaaGGGTATCCGTTTCTCtcaaaaaatgttaacatttttttttcaatatgagaaaatttgaatcggaatagtttaatattattagcagATTTATGAGCCTAGAAGGAAGTTAGGGAAAACACTAGATATTTCAAACGTGCTTTTATGTACAACATACAGCGAAATACCTAAATGTATTCTTTAGAATATAGAtatcttaaaacaaatatgcGAGTTGTCAAACAATAAGTTCACTGGATAACCCTTACCCCCAACGTGCTGCTTGTTTGTATGTAAAAGAGAACAAACATATTCTTGAGTACAACTTTTAAGTAAAACACTAATGTAACAACATAAATGTAATGAAAGAACGCTTTGGAATAACATGATATATAAAGAACTATTgcgaaagtataaatattctattcgtGTGAATTGCAATAGAAGAcagatcattttatatattttaatttttatgtgtaTAAATTCATCTACTTTAAAACTcagtgaattaaaaattggggacactttatatgttataacgtaatacataatatttcatattaccagatatattttcgtattttttaaaggttCTTTGATCGTTTACACTCACCCCCTCCAATTTTTTCGGGAAAGGATCAATGAGCATTGAaagcatattaaataaataattttgttattattattttatacaaatatgagTCATTCTATGGATTTCCTGGTAAAGCGGTATTAAACAGTGGATGATTGTCTCAGTCGTAGTTATTCTTAAaagatactttataacaattttattacaaacgaatgttatttacaaattatacaaaatagttatttacaaattatacaaaatagctatttacaataaagtttatgtacatttacatataaattacacCGCAAGTGGCATTGGTTGTGGCAAATCCTTCGATGCTTTCACTTCAGATGTTGGTTGGGAAGGAAACACCTCATCCTTTGGTTCAACAATTGAGACAGAATCTGGGAGAGGTTTTTTAGGACCTGTCTTGCCATGAGGATCATACGGCAGCATAATCTTCACTTTGATACCAAGTACACCTAAtaagagataataaattaaattagaatctgtttttatcattaatttgttGCCAAACGTACCTTGTCGAAGAAGGACGTGACGTGTCGCGGTGTTTACGTATTCGTTGGTTGGTTCCCCAGAATGGATCATCAAACCATCAACAAATTTCATGGACTTTGCTCTCTGTCCACGCAATTTCCCACTAACAACCACTTCGCAACCCTTCGCTCCTGATTCCATAATAAAGCGCAGAACTCCATAGCAAGCCCTTGTAATTGTATAGAAATAGTACAATTTATGTACAAGAAGTTTACATAacttatataaatgtttaaactaACCTTCGTACAGCTAAACCTCCAATTAACTTGAATCGGAGGGATTCTGCTTGCGCTATAGCGCAGAGACCACGAGTTGCAACTTTCTCAGCATACAACTCGATGTTTTGAGcctctttgaaattaaatcgtttTTGAACCACAGAGGTTAACTCTCTGATTCTCCTACCCTTTTCTCCGAGAACGCTCTGCGTGTGCGTCGCCAGCAATATGATCTCTGTACGATGAGGGGTAACACGTACCTCTACCCCTGAATACCCGTCCTCCGAAAGTTCTCGAgttaaaaactcgtttaattcGGCTTTGAAGACTCCGTCTCCGACAAACTAAGAAACAgagatatcaaataaataattacatttggtATATACGATTTTAAAAGGTTGCAAATTAATCCGTAAGTACGTGTCTATTGACATAAACGTAATTTAACCGAATGTAAAGTAGAACTTTGACtaacatatttcgtttaatgtgataatgtacataaattatttcaatgtccatggaagtataatattaaaaatgtttgagaCATAAGACGTAGGGTCACGTGTATCGAACGAAAACACCGTGACAGCATTCATTTCATTCGTCATTTATATTTGCttttggataaaatatttctcgtatAACTTTAATTATCATAGCGGACATCATATCTTCACAAATCATTAgacataaattatgaaaatataacaaacctttcttttcttcgagatAGAACGGCTGTCCATGTTTGACGCTGACGACACGAAAGGAGTCAAAAACGGAAAAGGCACAACTGAAGGCGGAAATGATACGCTTGTACGTATGATATCATGAGAGCGTTAAATTAATGTTCCTCGTAAAAAGATATTGgttataaatattgacaaGGGTATCCGTTTCTCtcaaaaaatgttaacatttttttttcaatatgagaaaatttgaatcggaatagtttaatattattagcagATTTATGAGCCTAGAAGGAAGTTAGGGAAAACACTAGATATTTCAAACGTGCTTTTATGTACAACATACAGCGAAATACCTAAATGTATTCTTTAGAATATAGAtatcttaaaacaaatatgcGAGTTGTCAAACAATAAGTTCACTGGATAACCCTTACCCCCAACGTGCTGCTTGTTTGTATGTAAAAGAGAACAAACATATTCTTGAGTACAACTTTTAAGTAAAACACTAATGTAACAACATAAATGTAATGAAAGAACGCTTTGGAATAACATGATATATAAAGAACTATTgcgaaagtataaatattctattcgtGTGAATTGCAATAGAAGAcagatcattttatatattttaatttttatgtgtaTAAATTCATCTACTTTAAAACTcagtgaattaaaaattggggacactttatatgttataacgtaatacataatatttcatattaccagatatattttcgtattttttaaaggttCTTTGATCGTTTACACTCACCCCCTCCACTTTTTTCGGGAAAGGATCAATGAGCATTGAaagcatattaaataaataattttgttattattattttatacaaatatgagTCATTCTATGGATTTCCTGGTAAAGCGGTATTAAACAGTGGATGATTGTCTCAGTCGTAGTTATTCTTAAaagatactttataacaattttattacaaacgaatgttatttacaaattatacaaaatagttatttacaaattatacaaaatagctatttacaataaagtttatgtacatttacatataaattacacCGCAAGTGGCATTGGTTGTGGCAAATCCTTCGATGCTTTCACTTCAGATGTTGGTTGGGAAGGAAACACCTCATCCTTTGGTTCAACAATTGAGACAGAATCTGGGAGAGGTTTTTTAGGACCTGTCTTGCCATGAGGATCATACGGCAGCATAATCTTCACTTTGATACCAAGTACACCTAAtaagagataataaattaaattagaatctgtttttatcattaatttgttGCCAAACGTACCTTGTCGAAGAAGGACGTGACGTGTCGCGGTGTTTACGTATTCGTTGGTTGGTTCCCCAGAATGGATCATCAAACCATCAACAAATTTCATGGACTTTGCTCTCTGTCCACGCAATTTGCCACTAACAACCACTTCGCAACCCTTAGCTCCAGACTCCATAATAAAGCGCAGAACTCCATAGCAAGCCCTTGTAATTGTATAG is part of the Bombus fervidus isolate BK054 chromosome 7, iyBomFerv1, whole genome shotgun sequence genome and harbors:
- the LOC139988989 gene encoding small ribosomal subunit protein uS3-like, producing the protein MDSRSISKKRKFVGDGVFKAELNEFLTRELSEDGYSGVEVRVTPHRTEIILLATHTQSVLGEKGRRIRELTSVVQKRFNFKEAQNIELYAEKVATRGLCAIAQAESLRFKLIGGLAVRRACYGVLRFIMESGAKGCEVVVSGKLRGQRAKSMKFVDGLMIHSGEPTNEYVNTATRHVLLRQGTFGNKLMIKTDSNLIYYLLLGVLGIKVKIMLPYDPHGKTGPKKPLPDSVSIVEPKDEVFPSQPTSEVKASKDLPQPMPLAV
- the LOC139988888 gene encoding small ribosomal subunit protein uS3-like; translated protein: MESGAKGCEVVVSGKLRGQRAKSMKFVDGLMIHSGEPTNEYVNTATRHVLLRQGTFGNKLMIKTDSNLIYYLLLGVLGIKVKIMLPYDPHGKTGPKKPLPDSVSIVEPKDEVFPSQPTSEVKASKDLPQPMPLAV